One genomic region from Saccharomyces cerevisiae S288C chromosome XI, complete sequence encodes:
- the MPE1 gene encoding cleavage polyadenylation factor subunit MPE1 (Subunit of CPF cleavage and polyadenylation factor and E3 Ub-ligase; detects polyadenylation signal in nascent pre-mRNA and triggers 3' end formation of mRNA via cleavage and polyadenylation; binds pre-mRNA via zinc knuckle and RING finger; E3 ubiquitin ligase involved in polyubiquitination of endonuclease Ysh1p; contains a ubiquitin-like (UBL) domain, a RNA-binding zinc knuckle motif and a RING finger domain; relocalizes to cytosol in response to hypoxia; homolog of human RBBP6) — MSSTIFYRFKSQRNTSRILFDGTGLTVFDLKREIIQENKLGDGTDFQLKIYNPDTEEEYDDDAFVIPRSTSVIVKRSPAIKSFSVHSRLKGNVGAAALGNATRYVTGRPRVLQKRQHTATTTANVSGTTEEERIASMFATQENQWEQTQEEMSAATPVFFKSQTNKNSAQENEGPPPPGYMCYRCGGRDHWIKNCPTNSDPNFEGKRIRRTTGIPKKFLKSIEIDPETMTPEEMAQRKIMITDEGKFVVQVEDKQSWEDYQRKRENRQIDGDETIWRKGHFKDLPDDLKCPLTGGLLRQPVKTSKCCNIDFSKEALENALVESDFVCPNCETRDILLDSLVPDQDKEKEVETFLKKQEELHGSSKDGNQPETKKMKLMDPTGTAGLNNNTSLPTSVNNGGTPVPPVPLPFGIPPFPMFPMPFMPPTATITNPHQADASPKK, encoded by the coding sequence ATGAGTAGCACGATATTTTACCGCTTTAAGTCTCAACGAAACACAtcaagaattttatttGATGGTACCGGCCTGACAGTATTTGATTTGAAAAGGGAAATTATTCAAGAGAACAAACTAGGTGACGGCACAGATTTCCaattaaaaatttacaACCCAGATACAGAAGAGGAATACGACGATGATGCCTTTGTTATACCTAGATCTACTAGTGTCATAGTAAAAAGATCTCCAGCAATTAAATCATTCTCCGTACACAGTCGACTTAAAGGGAATGTGGGAGCAGCAGCTCTTGGGAACGCAACAAGGTATGTTACTGGTAGGCCAAGAGTGTTGCAAAAGAGACAACACACTGCTACAACCACTGCTAATGTTAGTGGTACAacggaagaagaaagaattgCTAGTATGTTTGCCACACAAGAAAATCAATGGGAACAAACGCAAGAAGAAATGTCTGCAGCCACACctgtttttttcaagtcaCAGACGAATAAGAATTCTGCACAAGAAAACGAAGGCCCACCGCCACCAGGTTATATGTGCTATCGTTGTGGGGGTAGAGACCACTGGATTAAAAATTGTCCAACTAACAGCGatccaaattttgaaggaaaaagaatcaGAAGAACCACAGGTATTCCAAAGAAGTTTTTAAAATCCATTGAAATAGATCCCGAGACAATGACACCGGAAGAGATGGCTCAGCGAAAGATTATGATTACGGACGAAGGCAAGTTCGTGGTACAAGTTGAAGACAAACAATCATGGGAAGACTACCAAAGGAAAAGAGAGAACCGTCAAATTGATGGTGATGAAACCATTTGGAGAAAAGGCCATTTCAAAGATCTTCCTGACGATTTAAAATGTCCCTTGACAGGTGGTCTTTTGAGGCAGCCGGTAAAGACAAGCAAGTGCTGTAACATAGATTTCTCAAAAGAGGCGCTGGAAAATGCACTGGTAGAGAGCGACTTTGTATGCCCCAATTGCGAAACCCGCGATATCCTTCTCGATTCTTTAGTACCCGACCAGGACAAGGAAAAGGAGGTCGAAACgtttttgaagaaacaaGAGGAACTACACGGAAGCTCTAAAGATGGCAACCAGCCAGAAACtaagaaaatgaagttgATGGATCCAACTGGCACCGCTGGCTTGAACAACAATACCAGCCTTCCAACTTCTGTAAATAACGGCGGTACGCCAGTGCCACCAGTACCGTTACCTTTCGGTATACCTCCTTTCCCCATGTTTCCAATGCCCTTCATGCCTCCAACGGCTACTATCACAAATCCTCATCAAGCTGACGCAAGCCCTAAGAAATGA
- the TOA2 gene encoding transcription initiation factor IIA subunit gamma (TFIIA small subunit; involved in transcriptional activation, acts as antirepressor or as coactivator; required, along with Toa1p, for ribosomal protein gene transcription in vivo; homologous to smallest subunit of human and Drosophila TFIIA; protein abundance increases in response to DNA replication stress), translated as MAVPGYYELYRRSTIGNSLVDALDTLISDGRIEASLAMRVLETFDKVVAETLKDNTQSKLTVKGNLDTYGFCDDVWTFIVKNCQVTVEDSHRDASQNGSGDSQSVISVDKLRIVACNSKKSE; from the coding sequence ATGGCAGTACCCGGGTATTACGAATTATATCGTAGAAGTACTATAGGGAATAGTTTGGTGGATGCTCTTGATACTTTAATTAGTGATGGGAGAATAGAAGCGTCGTTAGCTATGCGTGTTTTAGAGACATTTGACAAAGTGGTGGCTGAGACTTTAAAAGACAATACCCAATCTAAATTGACTGTGAAAGGAAACCTGGACACATATGGATTTTGCGATGATGTTTGGACTTTTATCGTAAAAAATTGTCAGGTTACTGTTGAGGACAGCCACCGCGACGCCTCCCAGAACGGGTCTGGAGATAGCCAAAGTGTAATTTCGGTGGATAAGTTGAGGATTGTGGCATGTAACTCAAAAAAGAGCGAGTAA